GCCGCGCTCGCGCGAGCGTTCAGGCCCCGATCCGTTCAAACCAGTCGAATATCTGCTGCGGCTGCAGTCCACGAGAGCCTCAGCATGAGGACGGATGGACGGCCGTTGTCAGAAAGGCGGCCCCCAAAGGAGCCGCCTCTCGTTTTCTCAAGCAGCCAGCGAGGCGATGTCGATGACGAAGCGGTAGCGGACGTCGCTTTTCAGGACGCGTTCATAGGCTTCGTTGACCTGCTGGATGTTGATCTTCTCGATCTCGGAGACGATGTTGTGCTCGCCGCAGAAGTCGAGCATTTCCTGGGTTTCCTTGATCGAGCCTATCATCGAGCCGGAAATGCTCTTACGGCCGGGGATGATCGAGAACGCATGCACGGGGATCGGGTTTTCCGGCGCGCCGACCACCACAAAGGAACCATCCACCTTCAGGAGGCCGAGATAGGCATTCCAGTCGATCTCGGCGCTGACGGTGCAGATGATCAGGTCGAAAGTGCCGGCGAGCTTCGTGAAGGTCTCCGGGTCGTTGGTGGCGTAATATTCCTTGGCGCCGAGCTTCAGCCCATCTTCCTTCTTGGAAAGGCTCTGGGAGAGAACGGTGATATCGGCACCCATGGCGGCGCCGAGCTTGACGCCCATGTGGCCGAGACCGCCCATGCCGACGATCGCGACCTTCTTGCCGGGGCCGGCATTCCAGTGGCGCAGCGGCGAATAGAGCGTGATGCCGGCGCAGAGCAGCGGCGCGGAGGCATCGAGCGGCAGATTGTCC
The nucleotide sequence above comes from Rhizobium indicum. Encoded proteins:
- a CDS encoding NAD(P)-dependent alcohol dehydrogenase, with amino-acid sequence MPIARGYAATDASKPLTPFTFERRNPNPDDVVIDIKFAGICHSDIHTVRNEWKNAVYPIVPGHEIAGIVSAVGSDVTKFKVGDRVGVGCFVDSCIGCAERDLDREQYMPGLAGTYNDFEADRKTRTQGGYSDSIVVREGYVMSIPDNLPLDASAPLLCAGITLYSPLRHWNAGPGKKVAIVGMGGLGHMGVKLGAAMGADITVLSQSLSKKEDGLKLGAKEYYATNDPETFTKLAGTFDLIICTVSAEIDWNAYLGLLKVDGSFVVVGAPENPIPVHAFSIIPGRKSISGSMIGSIKETQEMLDFCGEHNIVSEIEKINIQQVNEAYERVLKSDVRYRFVIDIASLAA